One Pseudopipra pipra isolate bDixPip1 chromosome 26, bDixPip1.hap1, whole genome shotgun sequence DNA window includes the following coding sequences:
- the PDK2 gene encoding pyruvate dehydrogenase kinase, isozyme 2: protein MRLLRCLGKRAALAGVPTYIEHFSKFSPSPLSMKQFLDFGSSNACEKTSFAFLRQELPVRLSNIMKEINLLPDRVLRTPSVQLVQSWYVQSLLDIMEFLDRDPEDQATLGQFTDSLVTIRNRHNDVVPTMAQGVIEYKEAYGDDPVSNQNIQYFLDRFYLSRISIRMLINQHTLLFDGSTNPAHPKHIGSIDPHCNVANVVRDAYNMAKLLCDKYYMASPDLEIEEVNATNSQQPVSIVYVPSHLYHMLFELFKNAMRATVESHESSPRLPAIKVMVALGQEDLSIRMSDRGMGVPLRKIERLFSYMYSTAPTPQMGTGGTPLAGFGYGLPISRLYAKYFQGDLQLFSMEGFGTDAVIYLKALSTDSVERLPVYNKSAWRHYQASQEAGDWCVPSTEPKNTSTYRVP from the exons ATGCGGCTGCTGCGCTGCCTGGGGAAGCGCGCGGCGCTGGCCGGCGTCCCCACCTACATCGAGCACTTCAGCAAGTTCTCGCCGTCGCCGCTCTCCATGAAGCAGTTCCTGGACTTCG GCTCCAGCAATGCCTGTGAGAAGACGTCCTTCGCCTTCCTGCGCCAGGAGCTGCCCGTGCGCCTCTCCAACATCATGAAGGAGATCAACCTGCTGCCCGACCGCGTCCTGCGCACGCCCTCCGTGCAGCTGGTACAGAGCTG GTACGTCCAGAGCCTGCTGGACATCATGGAGTTCCTGGACAGGGACCCCGAGGACCAGGCCACGCTGGGACA GTTCACGGACTCCCTGGTCACCATCCGCAACCGGCACAACGACGTGGTGCCCACCATGGCCCAGGGGGTCATCGAGTACAAGGAGGCCTATGGAGACGATCCCGTCTCCAACCAGAACATCCAGTACTTCCTCGACCGCTTCTACCTGAGCCGCATCTCCATCCGCATGCTCATCAACCAGCACA ctctgctcttcgACGGCAGCACCAACCCTGCACACCCCAAACACATCGGGAGCATCGACCCCCACTGCAACGTGGCCAACGTGGTGAGAG ATGCCTACAACATGGCCAAGCTCCTGTGTGACAAGTACTACATGGCCTCGCCTGACCTGGAGATCGAGGAGGTGAACG ccACCAACTCCCAGCAGCCCGTGAGCATCGTCTACGTGCCCTCCCACCTCTACCACATGCTCTTCGAGCTCTTCAAG AATGCCATGAGAGCCACCGTGGAGAGCCACGAGAGCAGCCCCCGCCTGCCTGCCATCAAGGTCATGGTGGCCCTGGGCCAGGAGGACCTTTCCATCAGG ATGAGTGACAGGGGCATGGGGGTCCCCCTGAGGAAGATCGAGCGTCTCTTCAGCTACATGTACTCCACGGCCCCCACCCCCCAGATGGGCACTGGGGGCACCCCCCTG GCCGGGTTTGGCTACGGGCTGCCCATCTCCCGCCTCTACGCCAAGTACTTCCAGGGGGACCTGCAGCTCTTTTCCATGGAGGGCTTCGGCACCGACGCCGTCATCTACCTGAAG GCCCTGTCCACGGACTCTGTGGAGCGGCTGCCCGTGTACAACAAGTCGGCGTGGCGGCACTACCAGGCCAGCCAGGAGGCCGGGGACTGGTGTGTGCCCAGCACCGAGCCCAAGAACACCTCCACCTACCGCGTGCCCTAA